The following is a genomic window from Chryseobacterium sp. StRB126.
ATTTAATTCTAAAAAATATATCCCGTCATATTTCTCTCAGCAAAGATGAAACTTCTTATTTTTTGTCTCTATTGAAAGAAAAAAAAGTTCAGAAAAAAGAATTGATTATAAAGCATCAGCAGCCCTGTAAGGATATCAATTTTGTAGTATCAGGTATTCTACGGGCATATTATATGGATGCCTCAGGAAAAGAATCAACCATCATGTTTGCTGTTTCAGACTGGTGGATTACAGATATGTATTGCTTTATTAATGAAAAACCTGCTATGCTCAATATTGAAGCTCTTGAAGAAAGTTCAATTTTGCAACTTTCTAAAGACAATTTAGATAAGCTTTACGGCAAAGTTCCGAAGTTTGAAAGGTTTTTCAGGATTATGATGCAAAATGCCTATATCAGGGAACAACTCCGGACCATTGAAAATTTATCACTTCCTGCAGAGGAACGGTACTATAATTTTCTTAAAAAGTATCCTCTGGCTGCAGAACGTGTTACCCAGAAGCAGATTGCCTCATATCTCGGTATTACTCCCGAATTTTTAAGCATTATTAAAACAAATAAGCAAAAAAGTAACTGCTCTTAAACTACATTATTTTTTTTCTCTGATAAGTTCTGTTATTTTACTCAAAAAAATTATGCTCATACTTATTGCAGGCCCTTACCGTAGTGGAACCAATGACAATCCTGAATTGATTCAGCAAAACCTTAACAACCTTGAGGCTGCAGCCCTGCCTATTTTTAGAAAAGGACATGTTCCTATTATTGGAGAATGGGTAGCGCTCCCATTGATGAAACTGGCGGGTTCTAACCAAATTGGAGATGAGGCCTGGCAAGAGATACAATACCCGGCCGCTCACCGTATTCTTGAAAAATGTGATGCTATCCTCCGAATTGAAGGCACTTCCAAAGGAGCCGATGAGGATGTAAGAATTGCCAGAGAAAAAGGCCTTACCATTTATTATAATATAGAAGATATTCCCTATGCAAAATCCTGATATTACTATTTTAAAAACAGATATTTTATCTGACAACTGGTACACTTTAAATAAAGTTACTTTTACAGTCCGCAAAAAAGACGGAACTACGGAAACCCAAAGCAGAGAAGCTTATGACCGTGGAAACGGAGCAGTTATTTTACTGTATAACAAAGCTTCCAGCACAGTTATTCTGACAAGACAGTTCAGATTACCCACTTATATTAACGGAAATGCTTCAGGAATGCTTATTGAAGCCTGTGCCGGACTTTTAGATAATGATAATCCTGAAGATTGTATCAAAAGAGAAACAGAAGAGGAAACAGGATACAAAATTTCCAAAGTGGAAAAGGTATTTGAAGCCTATATGTCTCCAGGTTCTGTAACGGAAATCCTTCACTTTTTCATTGCCGAATATTCTAGTGAGATGAAAATGACTGATGGCGGCGGTCTGGAAGAAGAAGGTGAACATATTGAAGTACTGGAATTGCCTTTTGATGAAGCGCTTAAAATGATTGATACAGGAGAAATGAAGGATGCCAAAACCATTATGCTGTTGCAGCATTTGAGGATTAAGGGGATTTTGTAATGCTTTTCCATATCATGTGAGAACGCATCATTTTATAGGATTCCGGACAGAAATTTCATTTTATAATAACTATATTTAAATTATGAATAACTTATCAATTCTTGAGCACATAAAGCTAGCCATCAATCCTATATTTCAGGACTGGGTACTTTTCAAAAATGATACTTATATTATTTTTGATGATATTGCTACTGTAGAAAATGTACAGGAAGAAGCCATCAAACTCATGAAAGAATTTGGACCTGTATTTGCAGGAGGCTCTGCCGGAGATTTCAATGTTATTCATTTGAATGCTACTGAAGGCTGGCTTGTTTCCGGACACGGATATGGAATGTATACTTATGTGCATCCTTTAGAACTGGACAATGAATCACCTAATGATCTGGAAATAGGCCTACTTGGGAGATCTAAACGGAATCTTGATGGCGAAAATCCGGAGATTCGACATATCAATAGCAGCAATAATTCTTAGTTCAAATCGTTAACCCAAACAGTCTTAATTTATAATTTCAATTCATGCTTCAGGACCCAATTACCCTTAAGAACCGCTATAAAGATTTCATCAGAAAAGTAAGCGAGACAGAAATCGTTTATGGCTTAAAAGATGACAAAGGATATGCTACTTCCTACTCCAACGATTTGGAATATGAAGATGGTGAACCTGTACAAATCATCTGCTTCTGGTCTGATGCATCAAGGGCAAAATCGTGTGTAGACAGAGAATGGAACCGTTATGAAGCCTCTCCTATTCCACTTAATGAATTTCTGGAAAACTGGTGCCTGGGCATGAATAGTGATGGGCTGATTGTAGGTGTTGATTTTGACCGCAATCTGTTTGGATATGAAGCTGAACCTTTAGAATTAGTCCTTGAAATCATTACAGAGCTTCAAAAAAATGGAAAATCGTTATCTTTAAGAAAATTCAACGATCTTGAAGATATGGAAAACCAAATCAAAGAAGTATTAAAG
Proteins encoded in this region:
- the nudK gene encoding GDP-mannose pyrophosphatase NudK codes for the protein MQNPDITILKTDILSDNWYTLNKVTFTVRKKDGTTETQSREAYDRGNGAVILLYNKASSTVILTRQFRLPTYINGNASGMLIEACAGLLDNDNPEDCIKRETEEETGYKISKVEKVFEAYMSPGSVTEILHFFIAEYSSEMKMTDGGGLEEEGEHIEVLELPFDEALKMIDTGEMKDAKTIMLLQHLRIKGIL
- a CDS encoding Crp/Fnr family transcriptional regulator, with translation MEKNLILKNISRHISLSKDETSYFLSLLKEKKVQKKELIIKHQQPCKDINFVVSGILRAYYMDASGKESTIMFAVSDWWITDMYCFINEKPAMLNIEALEESSILQLSKDNLDKLYGKVPKFERFFRIMMQNAYIREQLRTIENLSLPAEERYYNFLKKYPLAAERVTQKQIASYLGITPEFLSIIKTNKQKSNCS
- a CDS encoding DUF2750 domain-containing protein → MLQDPITLKNRYKDFIRKVSETEIVYGLKDDKGYATSYSNDLEYEDGEPVQIICFWSDASRAKSCVDREWNRYEASPIPLNEFLENWCLGMNSDGLIVGVDFDRNLFGYEAEPLELVLEIITELQKNGKSLSLRKFNDLEDMENQIKEVLKD
- a CDS encoding NUDIX hydrolase; the protein is MLILIAGPYRSGTNDNPELIQQNLNNLEAAALPIFRKGHVPIIGEWVALPLMKLAGSNQIGDEAWQEIQYPAAHRILEKCDAILRIEGTSKGADEDVRIAREKGLTIYYNIEDIPYAKS